One region of Dissulfurirhabdus thermomarina genomic DNA includes:
- a CDS encoding glycosyltransferase, with amino-acid sequence MADILEQYAEVAGADVVRHLRQLAEPLKGAKVVHVNSTREGGGVAEILRKLVPLMQALELDTTWEVVTGEAEYYQCTKGFHNALQGFPVGISQAMLAAYEATNAQNAERLRPVLEEADFVFIHDPQPAPLLHFCPGRKGKWLWRCHIDVSRPYRAVWKYLRNWVQAYDASIFSLAAFAQRLPHPQYLIAPSIDPLSEKNMDLPPEEIDEVRRRFELNPDLPLVLQVSRFDRFKDPLGVIEAYRIVKRMTPLQLVLAGGGAADDPEGAVVLEEVRRAAADDPHIRVLLLPPDAHRTINALQRAADIVFQKSTKEGFGLTVAEAMWKGKPVIGGDTGGIRLQVIDHYTGFRVRTPEGAALRTRYLLHRRDEMEAMGARARRHVRENFLVTRHLREYLALMVSIQRGLEDRIEVGA; translated from the coding sequence ATGGCCGACATCCTCGAACAGTACGCGGAGGTGGCCGGGGCCGACGTGGTCCGGCACCTCCGCCAGCTGGCCGAGCCCCTCAAGGGGGCCAAGGTGGTCCACGTCAACTCCACCCGAGAGGGCGGCGGGGTGGCGGAGATCCTGCGCAAGCTCGTCCCCCTGATGCAGGCCTTGGAGCTCGACACCACATGGGAGGTGGTCACCGGCGAGGCCGAGTACTACCAGTGCACGAAGGGATTCCACAACGCCCTCCAGGGGTTCCCGGTGGGGATCTCCCAGGCCATGCTCGCCGCCTACGAGGCCACCAACGCCCAGAACGCGGAGCGGCTCCGCCCGGTGCTCGAGGAGGCCGACTTCGTCTTCATCCACGACCCGCAGCCCGCGCCGCTGCTCCACTTCTGCCCGGGGCGCAAGGGCAAGTGGCTCTGGCGCTGCCACATCGACGTGAGCCGTCCCTACCGGGCCGTCTGGAAGTACCTTCGGAACTGGGTCCAGGCCTACGACGCGAGCATCTTCTCGCTGGCGGCCTTCGCCCAGCGGCTCCCCCACCCGCAGTACCTCATCGCGCCCAGCATCGATCCTCTGAGCGAGAAGAACATGGATCTGCCGCCCGAGGAGATCGACGAGGTCCGGCGCCGCTTCGAGCTGAACCCGGACCTGCCGCTGGTGCTCCAGGTCTCCCGGTTCGACCGGTTCAAGGACCCGCTGGGGGTCATCGAGGCCTACCGGATCGTGAAGCGTATGACCCCGCTCCAGCTGGTGCTCGCCGGCGGCGGCGCCGCCGACGACCCGGAGGGCGCCGTGGTGCTGGAGGAGGTCCGCCGGGCCGCGGCGGACGATCCCCACATCCGGGTGCTGCTCCTGCCGCCCGACGCCCACCGGACCATCAACGCCCTCCAGCGGGCGGCGGACATCGTCTTCCAGAAGTCCACCAAGGAGGGCTTCGGCCTTACCGTGGCCGAGGCCATGTGGAAGGGCAAGCCCGTGATCGGCGGCGACACCGGGGGCATCCGGCTCCAGGTCATCGACCATTACACCGGCTTCCGCGTCCGGACCCCGGAGGGCGCGGCGCTCCGGACGCGCTACCTCCTGCACCGGCGGGACGAGATGGAGGCCATGGGCGCCCGGGCCCGGCGCCACGTCCGGGAGAACTTCCTGGTGACGCGCCACCTCCGGGAGTACCTCGCCCTCATGGTGAGCATCCAGCGGGGCCTGGAGGACCGGATCGAGGTCGGGGCGTGA
- a CDS encoding PhzF family phenazine biosynthesis protein, which translates to MKIPFFQVDAFSSKVFGREFCSRLYINFMEGDGSSPKNAAENNLSETAFLVPTGQGNYELRWFTPTTEIDLCGHATLASAFILIRTLRSGQIRHKIPNRKWGIAGRKIRGLAVHEFSVPAAC; encoded by the coding sequence ATGAAAATCCCCTTCTTCCAGGTCGACGCATTTTCGAGTAAAGTATTCGGCAGGGAATTCTGCAGCCGTTTGTATATTAACTTCATGGAAGGAGACGGATCTTCTCCAAAAAACGCTGCTGAAAACAACTTATCTGAAACAGCGTTTCTCGTTCCGACAGGTCAAGGCAATTATGAGCTGAGATGGTTTACGCCGACAACGGAAATCGACCTTTGCGGGCATGCAACCCTGGCAAGCGCATTCATCCTTATTCGAACACTACGATCGGGACAAATCCGTCATAAAATTCCAAACAGGAAGTGGGGAATTGCCGGTAGAAAAATCAGAGGGCTTGCTGTCCATGAATTTTCCGTCCCGGCCGCCTGTTGA
- a CDS encoding acetyltransferase: MEPPLYEVFNGDADGICALHQLRLFRRPRKTVPVTGVKRDIALLERLRGLTRAEVLVLDVSLDKNRPALLDLLANGCRVEYFDHHYAGEIPDHPNLVTHIDPSPTTNTSLIVDRHLGGPFTEWALVGAYGDNLHDVADAMGRGLGLEAAELERLRLLGELLNYNAYGRDPADLHFRPETLLERMEGHRSPSDFLAAFDLVARLREAREADLRKAASAAPVLSEEWGAVYVLPDAAWARRVSGDFANRLAAAAPGRAHAVLTDTGDGAFVVSVRAPLARRKGADALCRQFPTGGGRAAAAGINRLPADRLSAFLDRFRAAFGPAA, encoded by the coding sequence GTGGAACCGCCCCTCTACGAAGTCTTCAACGGCGACGCCGACGGCATCTGCGCGCTCCACCAGCTCCGCCTCTTCCGCCGGCCCCGGAAGACCGTTCCGGTCACCGGCGTCAAGCGCGACATCGCCCTCCTCGAACGGCTCCGAGGCCTCACCCGGGCGGAGGTCCTTGTCCTGGACGTCTCCCTGGACAAGAACCGGCCGGCCCTCCTGGATCTCCTCGCCAACGGCTGCCGGGTGGAATACTTCGATCACCACTACGCCGGCGAGATCCCGGATCACCCCAACCTCGTCACCCACATCGACCCTTCCCCCACCACCAACACCAGCCTCATCGTGGACCGCCACCTCGGCGGCCCCTTCACCGAATGGGCCCTGGTGGGGGCCTACGGGGACAACCTCCACGACGTGGCCGACGCCATGGGGCGCGGACTGGGGCTGGAAGCGGCCGAGCTGGAGCGCCTGCGGCTCCTGGGGGAGCTCCTGAACTACAACGCCTACGGGCGCGACCCCGCAGACCTCCACTTCCGCCCCGAGACACTCCTGGAACGCATGGAAGGCCACCGGAGCCCCTCGGACTTCCTGGCGGCCTTCGACCTGGTGGCCCGGCTCCGGGAGGCCCGGGAGGCGGACCTCCGGAAGGCCGCGTCCGCGGCCCCGGTCCTGTCCGAGGAGTGGGGGGCGGTCTACGTCCTGCCCGACGCCGCCTGGGCACGCCGCGTCTCGGGAGACTTCGCCAACCGGCTCGCAGCCGCCGCCCCGGGCCGGGCCCACGCGGTGCTCACCGACACGGGAGACGGCGCCTTCGTGGTGAGCGTCCGGGCGCCCCTGGCCCGCCGGAAGGGGGCGGACGCCCTGTGCCGCCAGTTTCCCACCGGCGGCGGCAGGGCCGCCGCGGCGGGGATCAACCGGCTCCCCGCCGACCGGCTCTCGGCCTTCCTGGACCGGTTCCGGGCCGCCTTCGGCCCCGCCGCCTAG
- a CDS encoding alpha,alpha-trehalose-phosphate synthase (UDP-forming) gives MNQDQPRLVAVSNRLPVSLVREGDQWTVRPGSGGLVTALAPVLRNRGGLWIGWCGATEGAEIEALMGPASREAGYSLHPVTLTADEVRDFYYGFSNEIIWPLFHDLQVRCNFQPRYWHAYQEANRKFAAVAADFSRPSDFIWVHDYHLMQMARALKAMGIQRRTGFFLHIPFPPLDIFLKLPWRAEILSGLLEYDLIGFQTQRDRRNFLSCVHHLMPQLRVRGRGGVVRLAVGEREVRVGAFPISIDFDEFARGAGSQEVADCAWFLHERFPERQVILGVDRLDYTKGIPERLFAFRNALERFPDLHERVNLVLVVVPSREEAPEYRALKAEIDRLVGEVNGRFTRSGWVPIHYYYRSLSRTELLAYYRLSEIALVTPLKDGMNLVCKEYCACKLEEDGVLILSEFAGAVSQLHRDALLVNPYDMEGVANAIHQAFRMDTDERRQRMHRLRAAIRRRDIYWWVNTFLRAALAKDLADFPPVEDYMPQMDITPGTEEGGGAPSGE, from the coding sequence ATGAACCAGGACCAGCCGCGGCTCGTCGCCGTCTCCAACCGGCTTCCGGTGTCCCTGGTCCGGGAGGGCGACCAGTGGACGGTCCGCCCGGGTTCCGGGGGCCTGGTCACGGCCCTGGCCCCCGTGCTCCGGAACCGGGGCGGGCTCTGGATCGGGTGGTGCGGGGCCACGGAAGGGGCCGAGATCGAGGCCCTCATGGGGCCGGCGTCCCGGGAGGCGGGCTACAGCCTGCACCCGGTCACCCTCACCGCCGACGAGGTCCGCGACTTCTACTACGGCTTCTCCAACGAGATCATCTGGCCCCTCTTCCACGACCTCCAGGTCCGGTGCAACTTCCAGCCCCGCTACTGGCACGCCTACCAGGAGGCCAACCGGAAGTTCGCCGCGGTGGCCGCCGACTTCAGCCGGCCCTCCGACTTCATCTGGGTCCACGACTATCACCTCATGCAGATGGCCCGGGCCCTGAAGGCCATGGGGATCCAGCGGCGAACGGGCTTCTTCCTCCACATCCCCTTTCCCCCGCTGGACATCTTCCTCAAGTTGCCCTGGCGGGCCGAGATCCTGAGCGGCCTCCTGGAATACGATCTCATCGGCTTCCAGACCCAGCGGGACCGGCGAAACTTCCTCTCCTGCGTCCATCACCTCATGCCCCAGCTCCGCGTCCGGGGCCGGGGCGGCGTGGTGCGTCTCGCGGTGGGGGAGCGGGAGGTCCGTGTGGGGGCCTTCCCCATCAGCATCGACTTCGACGAGTTCGCCCGGGGGGCGGGCTCCCAGGAGGTGGCGGACTGCGCCTGGTTCCTCCACGAGCGGTTCCCCGAGCGCCAGGTCATCCTCGGCGTGGACCGCCTCGACTACACCAAGGGCATCCCGGAGCGGCTCTTCGCCTTCCGCAACGCGCTGGAACGGTTCCCCGACCTCCACGAGCGGGTGAACCTGGTCCTGGTGGTGGTGCCCAGCCGGGAGGAGGCGCCGGAGTACCGGGCCCTCAAGGCGGAGATCGACCGGCTGGTAGGGGAGGTCAACGGCCGCTTCACCCGGTCGGGCTGGGTGCCCATCCACTACTACTACCGCTCGCTCAGCCGGACGGAACTCCTGGCCTACTACCGCCTGTCCGAGATCGCCCTGGTGACGCCCCTCAAGGACGGGATGAACCTGGTATGCAAGGAGTATTGCGCCTGCAAGCTCGAGGAGGACGGGGTCCTCATCCTGAGCGAGTTCGCCGGGGCCGTCTCCCAGCTCCACCGGGACGCCCTCCTCGTCAACCCCTACGACATGGAGGGGGTCGCCAACGCCATCCACCAGGCCTTCCGGATGGACACCGACGAGCGGCGCCAGCGGATGCACCGGCTCCGGGCCGCCATCCGCCGGCGCGACATCTATTGGTGGGTGAACACCTTCCTCCGGGCCGCCCTGGCCAAGGACCTCGCCGACTTCCCCCCGGTGGAGGATTACATGCCGCAGATGGACATCACGCCCGGGACGGAGGAGGGGGGCGGGGCGCCGTCCGGGGAGTGA
- a CDS encoding DUF5752 family protein: protein MPEERDRELENENAQGRSPFHVRDCSLVAMATGIRAQNLREFRDGLLACHPGSIYHHFWGRLLQPQFDEPEYSNDFAAWVFHGLHEKALAERLSVVDPREYDDMEALRDELVERVELHLEEMEFIPWARADQQFHFMRSAIVVFDTGVEIQDPAQLADLVAHMSLGSVFYHFIDARRRTEHRCDDFCAWLGGMSDTYPELRRRIMTLDPYFSSLKELRFRLAELFREYFAGGET, encoded by the coding sequence GTGCCCGAAGAGAGGGACCGCGAGTTGGAGAACGAGAACGCACAGGGGCGAAGCCCCTTCCACGTCCGGGACTGCTCCCTGGTGGCCATGGCCACGGGGATCCGGGCCCAGAACCTCCGGGAGTTCCGGGACGGGCTCCTCGCCTGCCATCCCGGCAGCATCTACCACCACTTCTGGGGCCGTCTCCTCCAGCCGCAGTTCGACGAGCCCGAGTACAGCAACGACTTCGCCGCCTGGGTCTTCCACGGCCTCCACGAGAAGGCCCTGGCGGAACGGCTCAGCGTGGTGGACCCCCGCGAGTACGACGACATGGAGGCTCTCCGGGACGAGCTGGTGGAGCGGGTGGAACTCCACCTCGAGGAGATGGAGTTCATCCCGTGGGCCCGGGCCGACCAGCAGTTCCACTTCATGAGGTCGGCCATCGTGGTCTTCGACACTGGTGTCGAGATCCAGGACCCGGCCCAGCTCGCCGACCTGGTGGCGCACATGTCCCTTGGGAGCGTCTTCTACCACTTCATCGACGCGCGCCGGCGCACCGAGCACCGCTGCGACGACTTCTGCGCCTGGCTCGGCGGCATGAGTGACACGTACCCGGAGCTGCGCCGGCGCATCATGACCCTCGATCCCTATTTCTCCTCCCTGAAGGAACTCCGGTTTCGGCTGGCGGAGCTCTTCCGGGAGTACTTCGCCGGGGGGGAGACCTGA
- the otsB gene encoding trehalose-phosphatase: MKALDTGLEPEAFWSALRRAPARGLFLDYDGTLAPFRVERDRAVPYPGVREALAEILRGGGTRLVVVSGRAVADLLPLLALDRPVEIWGAHGFERLRPDGRHEVQELPPALRNGLDAARRWAAEHLEPERFEEKPGCLAVHWRGLPADAARALEGRVREAWTPVAREAGLALRPFDGGLELRSPGWTKGSVVERLLAEMAPGAAAAYLGDDDTDEDAFRALGPGGLSVLVRDRFRPTRARLWIRPPAELLDFLGRWACETGTHGGDR; this comes from the coding sequence GTGAAGGCCCTGGACACCGGCCTGGAGCCGGAGGCCTTCTGGTCGGCCCTGCGGCGGGCCCCGGCCCGCGGTCTCTTCCTGGACTACGACGGGACGCTGGCCCCCTTCCGTGTGGAGCGGGACCGGGCCGTCCCCTATCCCGGCGTCCGGGAGGCCCTGGCGGAGATCCTCCGCGGCGGGGGCACGCGGCTCGTGGTGGTGAGCGGGCGGGCCGTCGCGGACCTCCTCCCGCTCCTGGCGCTCGACCGCCCCGTGGAGATCTGGGGCGCCCACGGGTTTGAACGCCTCCGCCCCGACGGCCGCCACGAGGTGCAGGAACTGCCGCCGGCCCTCCGAAACGGCCTCGACGCGGCCCGCCGTTGGGCCGCGGAGCACCTGGAGCCGGAGCGCTTCGAGGAGAAACCGGGGTGCCTGGCCGTGCACTGGCGGGGCCTGCCGGCCGATGCGGCCCGGGCCCTCGAGGGCCGGGTGCGGGAGGCCTGGACCCCGGTCGCCCGGGAGGCCGGGCTGGCGCTCCGCCCCTTCGACGGGGGACTCGAACTGCGGTCTCCCGGGTGGACCAAGGGATCCGTGGTGGAACGGCTCCTCGCCGAGATGGCGCCGGGGGCGGCGGCGGCCTACCTCGGCGACGACGACACCGACGAGGACGCCTTCCGGGCCCTCGGCCCCGGCGGGCTCTCGGTGCTGGTCCGGGACCGGTTCCGGCCCACCCGGGCCCGGCTCTGGATTCGGCCGCCGGCGGAACTTCTCGATTTCCTCGGACGCTGGGCGTGCGAGACCGGAACGCATGGGGGTGACCGATGA
- a CDS encoding Spy/CpxP family protein refolding chaperone — translation MKQRPPLTTKRPLFPFLTLLALLALAAVPALAQPGPGARAGGGPGMMGMGMMNAAPGPMGGRMMMGPGMGGCMGGNCWKGGGCGCGMGRGHRGGGRIVAAAFREIRGYLAGARFLGLDDKQQERLEDLADDLAATAARTRADIQVARIRLQRLMAKDVPDTKAAEKLLERIAGLQTNVRVAAVKTAAEARKVLTAEQRAKVREMGPAWAMPMPMNDGPTP, via the coding sequence ATGAAGCAGCGTCCCCCCCTTACGACCAAACGCCCCCTCTTCCCCTTCTTGACCCTCCTCGCCCTCCTGGCCCTCGCGGCCGTACCGGCCCTGGCCCAGCCGGGCCCCGGCGCCCGGGCTGGCGGCGGACCCGGCATGATGGGCATGGGCATGATGAACGCCGCGCCCGGCCCCATGGGCGGCCGGATGATGATGGGGCCCGGCATGGGCGGCTGCATGGGCGGCAACTGCTGGAAGGGCGGCGGCTGCGGATGCGGCATGGGCCGGGGCCACCGCGGCGGCGGCCGGATCGTGGCCGCTGCCTTCCGCGAGATCCGCGGCTACCTGGCCGGCGCCCGGTTCCTCGGCCTGGACGACAAGCAGCAGGAACGGCTCGAGGACCTGGCCGACGACCTCGCCGCCACCGCGGCCCGCACCCGGGCCGACATCCAGGTGGCCCGCATTCGGCTCCAGCGCCTCATGGCCAAGGACGTTCCGGACACGAAGGCGGCGGAAAAGCTCCTCGAGCGTATCGCCGGGCTCCAGACGAATGTCCGCGTCGCCGCCGTCAAGACCGCGGCCGAGGCCCGCAAGGTCCTGACGGCCGAGCAGCGGGCCAAGGTCCGCGAGATGGGCCCGGCCTGGGCCATGCCCATGCCCATGAACGACGGCCCCACCCCATAG
- a CDS encoding DUF547 domain-containing protein, whose translation MKIVLLSPLFLVLWAAAPAAAGADFDHSAFDAALKAHVDAEGLVDYAGMARDPRFRAYLAALEGADPERLDRAGRLAFWINAYNAVTIDKVIRKRPRKSVRETLVPGVWISTRFFTTRDHVVAGRRLSQDDIEHRILRPVFRDPRVHFALICASMGCPKMPRAAYTAADVDRRLDEEVRRYLASGRGLRVDRRRNVLYVSRIFEWFEEDFGGPSGVVAFLRKYAPAEARAFLEGSPRIDYLPYDWSLNAQAPLR comes from the coding sequence ATGAAGATCGTCCTCTTGTCACCGCTGTTCCTGGTGCTCTGGGCCGCCGCCCCGGCGGCCGCCGGGGCCGACTTCGACCACTCGGCCTTCGATGCCGCCTTGAAGGCCCACGTGGACGCGGAGGGCCTCGTGGACTACGCCGGCATGGCGCGCGACCCTCGGTTCCGGGCCTACCTGGCCGCTCTGGAGGGGGCCGACCCGGAACGCCTCGACCGGGCCGGGCGGCTCGCCTTCTGGATCAACGCCTACAACGCGGTGACCATCGACAAGGTCATCCGGAAGCGCCCCCGGAAGAGCGTCCGCGAGACCCTGGTGCCCGGGGTCTGGATCTCCACGCGGTTCTTCACCACGAGGGACCACGTGGTGGCCGGGCGGCGGCTCAGCCAGGACGATATCGAGCACCGGATCCTGCGGCCCGTCTTCCGGGATCCCCGGGTGCACTTCGCCCTGATCTGCGCCTCCATGGGGTGTCCGAAGATGCCTCGGGCGGCCTACACCGCCGCGGACGTGGACCGGCGGCTCGACGAGGAGGTCCGCCGCTACCTCGCCTCCGGCCGCGGCCTTCGCGTGGACCGGCGCCGGAACGTCCTCTACGTCTCCCGCATCTTCGAGTGGTTCGAGGAAGACTTCGGTGGGCCGAGCGGGGTCGTCGCCTTTCTCCGGAAGTACGCCCCGGCCGAGGCCCGGGCCTTTCTCGAGGGCAGTCCCCGCATCGATTACCTTCCCTACGACTGGTCGTTGAACGCCCAGGCCCCGCTCCGGTGA